TGAACATCTTGGAGAATTAATCCAAAGTGTAGGGGCATAAATGAAATGTTTGCGAACGGATGAACATCTTGGagatatatatatgttaaattgTAAAGTTGACATACCCACCAAAGCACATGCGTCACTCTGTAAGGTTTTCCATATAAAATTATTCCGACATCCAAAACAAACAAGAACGTGGATTGAATTTAAACCCACGTACACGATTTTAGATTGAACATGACCCTGATTTGATGATTTACCCCTCAGTCGATTTCTTTCAAGTAAATTCAATCCAGAAAGACCAGTGATTCCGACATTCCAAGATCAGAAGAACTAAGTCTTGAAGAACTTTCAACCTCTCTATTATACCTGTGTCGTTTTCATTTCTTGCGCTTCTTCTTCTTCACGTAAAACCCTAACAAGATTGGATTTGTGTGTTCCGGGCGATGTTTTTCGTCAGAGGGAATTAATCCCTTCCTTGAAGCCATATTTACATTCTTGGAGTTCGTTTGGTTCACTATCTTTCAGGTAATACGTCGAACACCTGGTGTGCACTAATTTGGCTCTGTTAGAAGGCATCTGTGATATGTACAAGTATAGATGCATATGTAACAGTTTTGGTAGGGGACGCTTTTGCTTTAAGTTTCCGGAAACGAGTTGATGCTTTTAACGACTTTGATGCTTCTTTCCGCTAAGTAATTATGACATATGAAGCTGTTCTTATCCTTGATTCGCTTTCTCTATCTTCATCTACAGGAGTTCTATACAGATAACCAGGTATTCGCTTGAGCTTGGTGGGTTTGGGTTTCCTTTTGGGAAACAAGCAGCTTTTTCAACcctgttttcaaaatttaagctTCTTTTGACTTGATTCGAGAGAAATTCGTATTGGGTCACAATGAATGATGCTCAGGGTAGTTCTAATGCTCTGCCTCCTTTCATCACGAAGACGTATGAGATGGTTGATGATCCTTCGACAGATGCTATAGTCTCATGGAGTCAGAATAATAAGAGTTTCATCGTGTGGAATCCACCTGAATTTTGTGGTGAATTGCTTCCAAGATTCTTCAAGCATAACAATTTCTCCAGTTTTATCAGACAACTTAATACTTATGTAAGTCAGTACTTTTGATTCATGCATTCGTTCTTCTCCTTTGCATTTTTGCTGTTTGTTGAGTGAAAAAACAAAACTACAATTCTacaacaacttttttttttttttttttttttttttcttttaaattctcTCAGGGTTTTCGGAAAATTGATCCTGAACTATGGGAGTTTGCAAATGAAGATTTCATCAAAGGTCAACCACATCTATTGAAAAACATCCATAGAAGAAAACCAGTTCATAGTCATTCCATGCAAAATCTCTCAATCAATGGACTACCTTCATCTTCTCCATTAACCGAATCAGAAAAACAAATATACAAAGAAAAAATCAATAATCTCCAATACGAAAAAGAATCACTATCCATACTTTTTCAAGAGCACCAACAAGAACAGAAGCAAATCGAATCAAAAGCACGCGAATTAACAGATCGTTTGAAACTCGCTGGAAAACACCAAAAAGAAATCCTTTGTTATTTAAACGAATTATTTCAGAAACCCGCGTTGGGGGACACAAATGACAGAAAAAGAAGGTTGTCCGGTGAATATGATGAGGGGCAAATTTGTCATTTTGATATCCCGATTCGTGAAAGTATAACCGTTGATGCACTTTTGGGATTGGATAATGAGTTAGTGGAGAAATTGGAATCATCCCTTGT
The genomic region above belongs to Lactuca sativa cultivar Salinas chromosome 4, Lsat_Salinas_v11, whole genome shotgun sequence and contains:
- the LOC111886829 gene encoding heat stress transcription factor A-4c → MNDAQGSSNALPPFITKTYEMVDDPSTDAIVSWSQNNKSFIVWNPPEFCGELLPRFFKHNNFSSFIRQLNTYGFRKIDPELWEFANEDFIKGQPHLLKNIHRRKPVHSHSMQNLSINGLPSSSPLTESEKQIYKEKINNLQYEKESLSILFQEHQQEQKQIESKARELTDRLKLAGKHQKEILCYLNELFQKPALGDTNDRKRRLSGEYDEGQICHFDIPIRESITVDALLGLDNELVEKLESSLVLWEGVLKEAEDDFDVNREKVKTAASEVAGDGVVVGVNDVFWEQFLTENPGGDRDKGGKELDQFGKFWWNMRSVNNFVDQIGQLTPPGRT